One Flavobacteriales bacterium TMED191 genomic region harbors:
- a CDS encoding T9SS C-terminal target domain-containing protein, translated as MRTIYIIYFSLTSFSFSQSDICWIYFTDKDCDSSISLSQFSQNKRFIKNIPIDFYDYAICESYIEIITSHDIKIRRTSRWLNAVSVEIKSQMILDSLLSYDFVKQIKPLLKLVPEKKNXPYQFHKSNTSLRVNSNLSYGVSSNQIDMLGGLDLHNLGFLGSGINIAVFDAGFIGVESLPIFNNLWLNNQITHTYDFVDNDTDVFNGSVHGTMVLSTMGGYMSDSLIGTAPDANYLLFRTEDSASETLVEEDYWAAAAEYADSIGVDIINSSLGYTILYDXTLNSHSYFDMDGNSTIITQAADFAASRGILVVNSAGNSGNNGWYYIGAPADGDSVLAVGAVNELGQIASFSSRGPTYDGRVKPNICAQGVSSVVADQDSTIRYANGTSFSAPIVSGLSACLWQALSMQNPDINNMDIFELIQNSAHLFANPNDSLGHGIPNFYLCFLNDLETNPXLEDLKIYPNPYYDYFSVDYSLEKNTLIKVYNTTGSVIFSKYLEKDQNKLIVNELSHLSKGVYFLEFNNSQFYPIIKR; from the coding sequence ATGCGAACTATTTACATAATATATTTTTCATTGACATCTTTTTCGTTTTCTCAGTCGGATATTTGTTGGATATATTTTACAGATAAAGATTGTGATTCATCAATTAGTTTGTCCCAGTTTTCTCAAAATAAACGTTTTATAAAAAATATTCCTATAGATTTTTATGATTATGCCATCTGTGAATCTTATATTGAAATTATAACAAGTCATGATATTAAAATTCGTCGAACCTCAAGATGGTTAAACGCTGTAAGTGTTGAAATTAAGTCTCAGATGATTTTAGACTCATTATTGTCATATGATTTTGTTAAACAAATAAAACCATTATTAAAATTAGTGCCAGAAAAAAAAAATNTTCCCTATCAATTTCATAAGTCAAATACTTCATTAAGGGTTAATTCCAACTTGTCTTATGGTGTTTCTTCTAATCAAATTGATATGTTGGGAGGGCTTGATTTACATAATTTAGGTTTTTTAGGTAGTGGAATTAATATTGCAGTTTTTGATGCTGGTTTTATTGGCGTTGAATCTTTGCCTATTTTTAATAATTTATGGCTAAATAATCAAATTACTCACACATATGATTTTGTAGATAATGATACTGATGTTTTTAATGGCAGTGTGCATGGAACTATGGTTCTTTCTACAATGGGGGGCTATATGTCCGATAGTTTAATAGGAACTGCTCCTGATGCAAATTATTTATTATTTAGAACTGAAGATTCTGCCTCAGAAACTTTGGTTGAAGAAGATTACTGGGCAGCTGCAGCTGAATATGCAGATTCAATTGGCGTAGATATTATTAATTCTTCATTAGGTTATACTATTTTATATGATGANACATTAAATAGTCATTCATATTTTGATATGGATGGAAATTCTACCATCATAACTCAAGCCGCGGATTTTGCAGCTTCTAGAGGAATATTAGTTGTTAATAGTGCGGGAAATAGTGGGAATAATGGATGGTATTATATTGGTGCGCCTGCAGATGGAGATAGTGTATTGGCTGTTGGTGCAGTTAATGAATTAGGTCAAATAGCTTCGTTTAGTTCTAGGGGACCTACATATGATGGACGTGTTAAGCCTAATATATGTGCACAGGGTGTATCTTCTGTTGTTGCTGATCAAGACTCAACAATTAGATATGCAAATGGCACCTCTTTTTCAGCACCTATCGTCTCAGGTTTATCCGCTTGTTTATGGCAAGCTTTATCAATGCAGAACCCAGATATTAATAACATGGATATTTTTGAGTTGATTCAGAATTCTGCCCATTTATTTGCGAACCCCAACGATTCTTTAGGTCATGGTATTCCAAATTTTTACCTTTGTTTTCTAAACGATTTAGAAACTAATCCANATTTAGAAGATTTAAAAATCTATCCTAACCCTTATTATGATTATTTTTCTGTCGATTATAGTCTTGAGAAAAACACTCTCATAAAAGTTTATAACACAACAGGTAGTGTTATTTTTTCAAAGTATTTAGAAAAAGATCAAAATAAACTTATTGTTAATGAATTGTCACATTTATCTAAAGGTGTTTACTTTTTAGAGTTTAATAATTCTCAGTTTTACCCTATTATTAAAAGATGA
- a CDS encoding DUF561 domain-containing protein, giving the protein MKNKITQLFSVQEPIIQAGMVWCSGWRLASAVSNSGGLGIIGSGSMRPDVLREHIQKCRLNTKYNFAVNLPLLFPYASEHIDIIIQENVPIVFTSAGNPEIWTQKLKKHNIIVVHVVSNLKFAKKAFKAGVDALVCEGFEAGGHNGREEMTSFCLIPLIKKHVNLPLIAAGGISSGFSMLAAMILGADGVQIGSRFVMSKESSAHINFKNKISSLEAGDTILTLKEITPVRMIKNAFYSELKNAYLNNASVTDLNNILGKGRARKGMFLGDLVNGELEIGQVSCLLEKIQPASEIMQEIINEFNFAKSKVSQL; this is encoded by the coding sequence ATGAAAAATAAGATTACTCAATTATTTTCAGTTCAAGAACCNATTATTCAAGCTGGCATGGTGTGGTGTAGTGGGTGGCGGTTAGCATCTGCTGTTAGTAACAGTGGGGGACTTGGGATTATTGGTTCTGGCTCTATGCGTCCAGATGTTTTAAGGGAACATATTCAAAAGTGTCGCCTTAATACTAAATATAATTTTGCTGTGAATTTGCCCCTTCTTTTCCCTTATGCTTCTGAACATATTGATATTATAATTCAAGAAAATGTCCCTATTGTATTTACTTCTGCGGGTAACCCTGAAATTTGGACTCAAAAATTAAAAAAACATAATATCATTGTTGTTCATGTTGTGTCTAATTTGAAATTTGCAAAAAAAGCATTTAAAGCAGGTGTTGATGCATTAGTATGTGAAGGTTTTGAAGCAGGTGGTCACAATGGTAGAGAGGAAATGACAAGTTTTTGTTTAATTCCATTAATTAAAAAACATGTTAACTTACCTCTAATTGCAGCCGGAGGAATATCATCCGGGTTTTCGATGTTAGCTGCTATGATTCTTGGTGCAGATGGAGTGCAAATTGGAAGCAGATTTGTCATGTCTAAAGAGAGTTCAGCTCACATTAATTTTAAAAATAAAATTTCGTCATTAGAAGCAGGAGATACTATTTTAACTTTAAAAGAAATTACACCTGTAAGAATGATTAAGAATGCTTTTTATTCTGAGTTAAAAAATGCATATTTAAATAATGCGTCAGTTACAGATTTAAATAATATTTTAGGAAAGGGAAGAGCTAGGAAAGGTATGTTTTTAGGTGATTTGGTAAATGGAGAACTAGAAATTGGTCAGGTATCCTGTTTATTAGAAAAAATACAACCAGCATCTGAAATTATGCAAGAAATAATTAACGAATTTAATTTCGCTAAATCAAAGGTTAGTCAATTATAA
- the guaB gene encoding IMP dehydrogenase has translation MNFNHLLKEGLTFDDALLVPSYSEVLPSDVSTNTFFSRNIKLSIPIVSAAMDTISESQMAIGLSREGGISVIHKNMSIKDQVKQVTSVKRSESGLILNPITLFNTATASEAQQIMIDNNIGGIPILNENNKLVGIITNRDLRFEKNLNQSVANIMTSSNLITTDKSTSLESAEVILQKNRIEKLPVVDKENNLIGLITYRDIMKVKEQPKACKDSLGRLRVAAAIGVGSDAILRSEGLVNAGVDALVIDTAHGHSKLVVDTLTEIKSKFPKTDCVVGNIATPEAAKLLISKGADAVKVGIGPGSICTTRVISGVGVPQLTAIFEVAKLANEANIPVIADGGIRFSGDIVKALAAGSSSVMLGSLLAGLEESPGETVIYEGRKFKTYRGMGSIDAMQRGSADRYFQDSKVTNKKIPEGIVGRVPYKGKLKEVLFQYIGGLRSGMGYCGAKDLLQLRSAKFTKITSAGVNESHPHNVTITKEAPNYSRR, from the coding sequence ATGAATTTTAATCATTTGTTAAAAGAAGGTTTGACATTCGATGATGCCTTGTTAGTTCCTTCATACTCAGAAGTTTTGCCTAGTGATGTTTCTACTAATACTTTTTTTTCTAGGAATATTAAACTCAGTATACCAATAGTATCTGCTGCTATGGATACAATATCTGAGTCACAAATGGCTATTGGTTTATCTAGAGAAGGAGGTATTTCAGTAATTCATAAGAATATGTCTATTAAGGATCAAGTGAAGCAGGTAACTTCTGTAAAAAGATCTGAAAGTGGATTAATTTTAAATCCGATTACATTATTTAATACTGCTACAGCCTCAGAAGCTCAACAAATTATGATTGATAATAATATTGGCGGTATACCTATTCTTAATGAGAACAATAAATTAGTTGGAATTATTACTAATAGAGACTTGAGATTTGAAAAGAATCTAAATCAAAGTGTCGCTAATATTATGACATCATCAAATTTAATTACAACAGATAAATCAACGTCTTTAGAATCAGCAGAAGTTATATTACAAAAAAATCGTATTGAAAAACTACCTGTTGTAGATAAAGAAAATAATTTAATTGGTCTTATTACATATCGCGATATTATGAAGGTCAAGGAACAACCAAAAGCATGTAAAGATTCTTTAGGAAGGTTACGTGTTGCTGCTGCTATTGGGGTAGGTTCGGATGCTATATTAAGATCAGAGGGTTTAGTAAATGCGGGAGTTGATGCATTAGTTATTGATACTGCACATGGACATAGTAAATTAGTAGTTGATACATTAACAGAAATTAAATCAAAATTTCCTAAAACCGATTGTGTAGTGGGTAATATTGCGACACCTGAAGCTGCAAAGTTATTAATTTCTAAAGGTGCTGATGCAGTCAAAGTTGGTATCGGACCAGGTTCAATATGTACTACACGGGTTATATCTGGTGTCGGAGTTCCACAGCTAACTGCAATTTTTGAAGTTGCTAAATTAGCCAATGAAGCCAACATACCTGTTATTGCAGATGGTGGAATTCGTTTTTCTGGAGACATTGTTAAAGCTCTTGCAGCTGGCTCTTCTTCAGTTATGTTAGGTTCCTTATTGGCTGGCTTGGAAGAATCCCCTGGCGAAACCGTCATATATGAAGGGAGAAAATTTAAAACTTATAGAGGTATGGGTTCGATTGATGCTATGCAAAGGGGGTCTGCTGATAGATATTTCCAGGACAGTAAAGTTACTAATAAGAAGATTCCTGAAGGGATTGTTGGAAGAGTACCTTACAAAGGTAAGTTGAAAGAAGTCTTGTTTCAGTACATAGGTGGATTAAGGTCAGGTATGGGATATTGTGGAGCTAAGGACTTACTGCAACTAAGAAGTGCTAAATTTACTAAAATAACAAGTGCTGGTGTTAACGAAAGTCACCCACATAATGTTACAATAACCAAGGAGGCTCCTAATTATAGTCGACGATAA